Proteins from a single region of Candidatus Methylacidiphilales bacterium:
- a CDS encoding type II toxin-antitoxin system HicA family toxin, with product MKQRDLLRKIEDLGAVLIRHGGNHDWYQHPETKICQPVPRHREINENLARHIIKKFTKK from the coding sequence GTGAAGCAACGCGACCTGCTTAGGAAAATCGAAGATTTAGGCGCAGTATTAATCAGGCATGGAGGAAACCATGACTGGTATCAGCACCCGGAAACAAAAATTTGTCAACCGGTACCGCGCCATCGCGAGATCAATGAAAATCTTGCCCGCCACATCATCAAAAAATTCACAAAGAAATAA
- a CDS encoding family 16 glycosylhydrolase produces MQTIRKKPDLYASFTASLAALLLACALPTTTHAAGKIRVSSPSYCSDIKGDTPISIAAPGFKTVTVKCWQQGPAFGSDSTVGEVTLDDQGNGSIIFPADKYPHGPINVRIQGNNGTLKDNCYLQLYNQGGVSWNEGIPKDPPPAAQGMMLAFSDDFDKPLSISGTDPKATYYDHKPPNGSTDFSTLPFTSFEKPNNPFTQVDSYLRIRASESAHSAGLISSMKNDASGFTAKIPCYFECRLIGPNAIGTWPAFWLMTDYMTDHVQGHDVPCDELDIIEGYGGEGPHEPNAGDGYMVTPHAWGQSKAAVATADAAFKALKNPIRMNKFGIPSTWYETFHIYGCLVTESDTVYYCDNIEVGRHKTFAVSRKYPLFFMINLATGGGWPVNLSRYNGLADMYIDYVRVYQGL; encoded by the coding sequence ATGCAAACCATCCGAAAAAAACCCGATCTCTACGCCTCTTTCACTGCCTCTCTCGCGGCCTTATTGCTCGCCTGCGCCCTTCCCACAACCACTCACGCCGCAGGCAAAATCCGTGTCAGTTCCCCGTCTTATTGCTCCGATATCAAGGGCGACACCCCGATCTCCATTGCCGCGCCGGGCTTCAAGACAGTCACCGTGAAGTGCTGGCAGCAAGGGCCTGCTTTTGGATCCGATTCAACCGTGGGCGAAGTCACCTTGGACGATCAAGGCAACGGCTCGATCATTTTCCCGGCCGACAAATATCCGCACGGGCCTATCAACGTGCGCATCCAGGGCAACAACGGAACCTTGAAGGACAATTGTTATCTCCAACTCTACAACCAGGGCGGGGTATCCTGGAATGAAGGAATCCCGAAGGACCCGCCCCCCGCGGCCCAAGGCATGATGCTGGCCTTTTCAGACGACTTCGACAAGCCGCTCTCCATCTCCGGCACCGATCCCAAGGCTACCTACTACGACCACAAACCGCCGAATGGCAGCACCGATTTCAGTACGCTGCCGTTCACAAGTTTTGAGAAGCCCAACAATCCCTTCACTCAAGTGGACAGTTATCTCCGCATCCGTGCCAGTGAATCGGCCCATAGCGCAGGCCTGATTTCCTCGATGAAAAACGACGCCAGCGGATTCACGGCCAAGATCCCCTGCTATTTTGAATGCCGCTTGATCGGCCCGAACGCCATCGGCACCTGGCCGGCCTTCTGGCTGATGACCGATTACATGACCGACCATGTCCAAGGCCACGACGTCCCTTGCGATGAGTTGGACATTATTGAAGGCTATGGCGGAGAAGGGCCGCATGAACCAAATGCCGGCGACGGCTATATGGTCACCCCGCACGCATGGGGTCAAAGCAAGGCTGCCGTGGCCACTGCAGACGCCGCCTTCAAAGCGCTTAAGAATCCGATCCGGATGAACAAGTTCGGCATCCCCTCCACATGGTATGAGACATTCCATATCTACGGCTGCCTGGTCACGGAGTCGGACACGGTGTATTATTGCGACAACATTGAAGTGGGCCGCCACAAAACGTTCGCTGTTTCCAGGAAGTACCCGTTATTTTTCATGATCAACCTGGCCACCGGCGGCGGCTGGCCCGTGAACCTGTCGCGCTACAACGGCCTGGCCGACATGTACATCGATTACGTCCGGGTCTATCAGGGGTTGTAA
- a CDS encoding polysaccharide biosynthesis/export family protein produces MLIVFKSKHSLLACAVLLFGGWISAATAQTAPPPLAKPAAASLPENYTLQKNDLIRITVYQEDDMMTETRISKSGSITFPLLGSVVLENLTIPQAVEKIRAALDKDYIIDPKVTLTVLEYAKRRVTVLGEVNHPGTYEMPDEGELDLLGAIAMAGGYTKIANPGVVTLRRVVDGKDTILKINAKRLASDKETKPFFVQPNDTITVAESLF; encoded by the coding sequence ATGTTGATCGTTTTTAAATCCAAACACAGCCTGCTGGCGTGCGCCGTCCTGCTTTTCGGGGGATGGATTTCCGCGGCCACCGCCCAAACCGCGCCTCCGCCCCTCGCCAAGCCAGCCGCCGCGAGTTTGCCGGAAAATTACACCCTGCAAAAAAATGATCTGATCCGGATCACAGTCTATCAGGAGGATGATATGATGACCGAAACCCGGATTTCAAAGTCCGGCTCCATTACCTTCCCCCTTCTTGGCTCCGTGGTGCTGGAAAATCTAACCATTCCCCAGGCGGTGGAAAAAATCCGCGCGGCCCTGGACAAGGATTACATCATAGACCCAAAGGTGACCCTGACAGTCTTGGAATATGCCAAGCGCCGTGTTACGGTATTGGGCGAAGTGAACCATCCCGGAACTTATGAAATGCCCGATGAAGGGGAGCTGGATTTGCTGGGTGCGATAGCAATGGCCGGAGGCTACACAAAAATTGCCAACCCCGGCGTGGTGACGTTGCGCCGGGTCGTTGACGGCAAAGACACGATCCTGAAGATCAACGCCAAACGATTGGCCTCCGACAAGGAAACCAAGCCGTTCTTTGTCCAACCCAACGACACCATCACGGTTGCAGAAAGCCTGTTTTAA
- a CDS encoding peptidylprolyl isomerase: MDFIVKKLIGLAAIAAVLAALACGSLQAQVVDGVAAVVNDKVITFSQVRKEVDPTEAQYRQLYSGMELVEKVKEARLSALKALIERELIIQEFTTGGYFIPDNVIEDRMKKIVEDQFGGDRATLIRTLQAQGVSIANFKENLRNQTIVRGMQQRNIASAVIVSPYQIEQYYQDNARLFVRPDEIKLRDIFLKKGLFKDKRIDKSGQEIEVDPQRMIIDEILGKIRTGSDFASLARGYSEGGQKNEGGDLGWVSESSLRSELVKVAFKLHPGQNSGVIETDDGYHILLVEEVKKATVMPMSEVRDRIESTLLQQERERLQQEWLDSLRSKAFIKMFF; this comes from the coding sequence ATGGATTTTATCGTTAAAAAACTGATTGGGCTGGCTGCCATCGCAGCTGTCCTGGCGGCCCTTGCCTGCGGGAGCCTTCAGGCCCAGGTGGTGGACGGCGTGGCCGCGGTGGTGAACGACAAAGTCATCACCTTCTCCCAGGTCCGCAAGGAAGTGGATCCGACCGAGGCGCAGTACCGCCAGTTGTACAGCGGCATGGAACTGGTTGAAAAGGTCAAGGAAGCCCGCCTGAGCGCGCTCAAGGCGCTGATTGAGCGAGAATTAATCATCCAGGAATTCACCACGGGCGGTTATTTCATCCCGGACAATGTGATTGAAGATCGGATGAAAAAAATCGTGGAAGACCAGTTTGGGGGCGACCGCGCCACGTTGATCCGTACCCTGCAGGCCCAGGGCGTTTCGATTGCCAACTTCAAGGAGAATCTCCGCAACCAAACCATCGTTCGAGGCATGCAGCAGCGCAATATTGCATCCGCCGTGATCGTTTCGCCTTATCAAATCGAACAATACTATCAGGACAACGCGCGCCTGTTTGTCCGCCCCGACGAAATCAAGCTCCGGGACATCTTCCTGAAAAAGGGCCTGTTCAAGGACAAGAGGATTGACAAAAGTGGCCAGGAAATCGAGGTGGATCCGCAACGGATGATTATTGATGAAATTCTCGGCAAAATCAGGACCGGTTCCGATTTCGCCAGCCTCGCCCGCGGATATTCCGAAGGCGGCCAGAAAAACGAAGGGGGCGATTTGGGCTGGGTTTCCGAATCCAGCCTCCGGTCAGAGCTGGTCAAGGTGGCGTTCAAACTTCATCCGGGCCAGAACAGTGGCGTGATCGAGACGGATGACGGCTACCACATTTTGCTGGTGGAAGAGGTGAAGAAGGCAACGGTCATGCCGATGTCCGAGGTGCGGGACCGCATTGAAAGCACGCTGCTGCAGCAGGAACGCGAGCGTCTCCAGCAGGAATGGCTCGACAGCCTGCGCTCCAAGGCCTTTATCAAAATGTTTTTCTAG
- a CDS encoding 4-hydroxythreonine-4-phosphate dehydrogenase PdxA gives MKQNQKTPVIGITLGDPGGVGPEVVAAALRRFPASKSGVQLRVLGSKAGVAPGKLTKRSAQYAIDALLESVDLLRRGEIQAVVNAPVSKENLSRVGFRHPGQTEFYAEAFGLGPEEVTMSMQSDKLRVFLVSTHCSLKEAIRRLDADGICLHAGHALDVLKKMGIRRPRIAVCGLNPHAGEHGLFGDEEERFIEPAVLRLRKKFGPLFHGPFSPDTVFGHALSGKYDGVLCHYHDQGLIPFKLVAFEDGVNLTLGLPFWRSSPDHGTALDIAGKGLASCKSFLAALRLTAALARKPAI, from the coding sequence ATGAAACAAAACCAGAAAACCCCGGTCATCGGCATCACCCTGGGAGACCCGGGCGGGGTGGGGCCGGAAGTTGTGGCTGCCGCCTTGCGCCGGTTTCCCGCGTCAAAATCAGGCGTCCAACTGCGGGTGCTGGGCTCGAAAGCGGGCGTTGCTCCCGGTAAGCTGACAAAACGCTCCGCTCAATACGCCATCGACGCGTTGTTGGAGTCGGTGGATTTGTTGAGACGTGGAGAAATCCAGGCGGTGGTGAACGCTCCGGTCAGCAAGGAAAACCTTTCTCGCGTGGGGTTCCGCCATCCGGGGCAGACCGAATTTTACGCGGAGGCCTTCGGACTCGGACCTGAAGAGGTCACGATGTCCATGCAATCGGACAAACTCCGTGTTTTTCTGGTTTCCACACACTGCTCCCTGAAGGAGGCCATCCGCCGACTGGATGCGGACGGGATTTGCCTCCACGCGGGCCATGCGCTGGATGTTTTGAAAAAAATGGGAATCCGCCGCCCGAGAATTGCGGTTTGTGGGCTGAATCCGCATGCGGGCGAGCACGGGCTCTTCGGCGATGAAGAAGAACGGTTCATCGAGCCGGCGGTGTTGCGGTTGCGGAAAAAATTCGGGCCGCTGTTTCACGGCCCGTTTTCGCCCGACACAGTCTTCGGCCATGCCCTTTCTGGAAAATATGACGGGGTGCTCTGCCATTATCACGACCAGGGACTGATCCCGTTCAAGCTGGTCGCCTTCGAAGACGGGGTGAATCTGACGCTCGGCCTGCCGTTCTGGCGCTCCTCCCCGGATCACGGGACGGCGCTGGATATTGCCGGAAAGGGACTGGCATCCTGCAAGAGCTTTTTGGCGGCGTTGCGTCTCACAGCCGCTCTGGCGCGGAAGCCGGCCATATGA
- a CDS encoding O-antigen ligase family protein, whose protein sequence is MEIQIYIYWSYVATLLWIFSHVFKRRFPEIPCGLWLLCVPLLAYGWLSALNAPYVFDRSHAVLVPLSHTIPWLPGAWDYFRSVAWMERCTALFLILLMLADAFRHDIWRTRFFASCALAGGSVAVFGLLQRALHAPSIFWIHEDMSYNFFATYRYHGNAGAFLNLAWPVLGYFFILGLHENARLRIIPLLSAFGMLACLLGLCVNFSRAAAGIGLFLFAVWILVQSKTLLPACGKCFPRAWAGLLAGALVFALLFIALLPPNSGLLFQHWIGGPGSPFLIDPKRIAVYKVCWTMFLEHPWTGFGPGCFQTAFPAFTWDSGALTAGVWRHAHQDYLQTLVEWGLPAGLLWLGLFAGALSRGFRQLKNAAVDFKQRQMIQGCLFSLAGILLHATVDFPLQIVSLQVYAVVFLGILWANGCRTPFRSCPRLNNNNDTDPFPCGPVAADNSI, encoded by the coding sequence ATGGAAATCCAAATATATATCTATTGGAGCTATGTTGCCACCCTGTTGTGGATTTTTTCCCATGTGTTCAAACGCCGCTTCCCAGAAATTCCATGCGGGTTATGGCTGCTTTGTGTTCCATTATTGGCCTACGGCTGGCTGTCGGCGCTGAATGCCCCGTATGTCTTTGATCGTTCCCATGCCGTACTGGTTCCGTTGAGCCACACCATCCCGTGGCTGCCCGGTGCGTGGGACTACTTTCGTTCGGTGGCGTGGATGGAACGCTGCACCGCTCTGTTTCTGATTTTACTCATGCTGGCCGATGCCTTCAGGCATGACATATGGAGAACGCGCTTCTTTGCGTCATGCGCCCTGGCAGGCGGAAGTGTGGCGGTTTTTGGACTGCTGCAACGGGCCCTGCATGCGCCTTCCATTTTCTGGATTCACGAGGACATGTCCTACAACTTCTTTGCAACCTATCGTTACCATGGAAATGCGGGGGCCTTTTTAAACCTGGCATGGCCCGTATTGGGCTATTTTTTCATTCTTGGATTGCATGAAAACGCCCGCCTGCGAATAATCCCGCTGCTTTCCGCCTTTGGAATGCTGGCATGCCTTCTGGGCCTATGCGTCAACTTCTCCCGCGCCGCGGCCGGAATCGGCCTTTTCTTGTTTGCCGTCTGGATTCTTGTGCAGAGTAAAACCCTGCTTCCGGCATGCGGAAAATGCTTTCCGCGCGCATGGGCGGGACTGCTTGCCGGGGCATTGGTCTTTGCGCTTCTTTTTATTGCCCTCTTGCCGCCAAATTCCGGACTGCTGTTCCAACACTGGATTGGCGGGCCGGGGAGTCCCTTCCTAATCGATCCCAAACGCATCGCAGTTTACAAAGTTTGCTGGACGATGTTTCTTGAACATCCCTGGACCGGTTTTGGACCCGGGTGCTTTCAAACCGCCTTTCCAGCTTTCACCTGGGACTCAGGCGCTTTGACCGCCGGGGTCTGGCGTCACGCCCATCAGGACTATTTGCAGACATTGGTGGAATGGGGATTGCCCGCGGGTCTTTTGTGGCTGGGACTATTTGCCGGAGCGCTGTCCCGCGGATTCCGCCAACTGAAAAATGCCGCTGTGGATTTTAAACAACGCCAGATGATTCAAGGCTGCCTGTTTTCCCTGGCCGGAATTCTATTGCATGCAACCGTGGATTTTCCGTTGCAAATCGTGTCTTTGCAGGTTTATGCCGTTGTTTTTTTGGGAATCCTCTGGGCTAATGGCTGCCGTACACCTTTCCGTAGCTGTCCTCGCTTGAATAATAATAATGATACGGATCCATTCCCATGCGGCCCCGTTGCGGCAGATAATTCAATATGA
- a CDS encoding FecR domain-containing protein → MNFKSAICCVLCLIFTMVSAQAVTVDATVMKVIGNAYAVLPGTQDKVPLKEGMKLPPGTVVTTEAGALVSLNLLPGAASVITGNSEMKIGELSYGKTEADNREIKLNLKKGGIFSSLKSSGTHTDFRVETPFGVAAARGTSWEVLVDGAGGSVRTYNHTVILTLSDGTTFEITSGHFIEIKDGHAVGDPKPLTQEQIDAIKKLLADAGFTVTTTNTGTGGLGGNNNVNFNPANLDGQVQSPETGGDLKPLIR, encoded by the coding sequence ATGAATTTCAAATCGGCAATTTGCTGTGTTCTGTGTCTGATTTTTACCATGGTTTCCGCACAGGCCGTGACGGTGGATGCGACGGTCATGAAAGTCATCGGCAATGCCTACGCCGTTTTGCCGGGCACCCAGGATAAGGTGCCGCTCAAGGAAGGAATGAAACTGCCTCCGGGCACTGTGGTGACAACGGAAGCGGGGGCTCTGGTAAGCCTGAACCTGCTGCCGGGGGCGGCTTCTGTGATTACCGGCAATTCCGAGATGAAAATCGGGGAGTTGTCTTATGGAAAAACGGAGGCCGACAACCGTGAAATCAAGCTGAACCTGAAAAAGGGCGGGATTTTTTCAAGCCTGAAATCGTCCGGCACCCACACGGATTTCCGTGTCGAGACACCTTTTGGCGTTGCTGCCGCCCGCGGAACCTCATGGGAAGTACTGGTGGATGGGGCCGGTGGATCGGTGCGCACCTACAATCACACGGTGATTTTGACGCTGAGTGACGGCACCACTTTCGAGATCACGAGCGGTCATTTTATCGAAATCAAGGACGGGCACGCAGTGGGTGATCCCAAGCCGCTGACGCAGGAGCAAATCGATGCCATCAAAAAACTTTTGGCTGATGCCGGCTTTACTGTGACGACCACCAACACCGGCACCGGCGGTTTGGGGGGCAACAATAATGTTAACTTTAATCCTGCGAATTTGGACGGCCAGGTACAATCGCCCGAAACCGGCGGGGATCTCAAGCCGTTGATTCGTTGA
- a CDS encoding outer membrane beta-barrel protein, giving the protein MLALRVATFPLLAEEVKAAAPDPVVVEVDNVPDSKKLPLHAWLDIDGKFDDNIFISHTNKKSDFIWSLSPGVSYESSEPDLNKRNYVLLSYSPTFQLFTDHTTEDAIDQDALLRYRYMDDKVTFTLSQTYKQLTDSLIETGGRVRWDDYGTDVVLSYLLMEKNHLELDLNQKVVDYHTPGYLDYNQWQAGLFWLYDLSPVLTLGFGPNFGWVDVDQAPNHNFEQILARLNYQPTEKISIALRGGVEFRQYEGPNANELVLPVASMDASYQPFDGTKLTLGVYREVHPSSLIGNEVYVDTGVRAAIHQRFCQSLDLGLTGGYDNSDYSSTQSTASANRADDYYFIRPSLDVLVAKWWKIGCYYEYRTNDSNIPAFSFDNNQAGIQTSFNY; this is encoded by the coding sequence ATGTTGGCGCTTAGGGTGGCTACTTTTCCGCTTTTGGCGGAAGAGGTTAAGGCCGCCGCACCTGATCCCGTTGTCGTGGAGGTGGATAATGTACCGGACAGCAAGAAGCTTCCCCTCCATGCCTGGCTCGATATCGACGGCAAATTTGACGACAATATTTTTATTTCGCACACGAATAAAAAATCCGACTTTATCTGGTCGCTGAGTCCCGGAGTTTCCTATGAGTCATCCGAACCCGACCTGAACAAGCGGAATTATGTGCTGCTGAGCTACAGCCCGACTTTCCAGCTTTTTACAGACCACACAACCGAGGACGCCATTGATCAGGACGCATTGCTGCGTTATCGCTACATGGATGACAAGGTTACCTTTACGCTCAGCCAGACGTACAAGCAGTTAACCGACAGCCTGATCGAGACCGGGGGACGGGTGCGTTGGGACGATTATGGAACTGATGTGGTGTTGAGCTATCTGCTGATGGAAAAAAACCATCTGGAACTGGATCTGAACCAGAAAGTCGTTGATTACCACACCCCGGGATACCTGGATTATAACCAATGGCAGGCAGGGCTTTTCTGGCTGTATGATCTTTCCCCGGTATTGACCCTGGGTTTTGGCCCGAATTTTGGGTGGGTGGATGTGGACCAGGCACCCAACCATAATTTTGAGCAAATTCTGGCGCGCCTGAATTATCAGCCTACGGAAAAGATATCCATTGCCCTCAGGGGCGGCGTTGAATTCCGCCAATATGAAGGCCCGAACGCCAACGAACTGGTATTGCCGGTTGCCAGCATGGACGCGTCGTACCAGCCGTTTGACGGCACAAAGCTGACCCTGGGCGTGTACCGGGAAGTCCATCCTTCCTCGCTTATTGGCAACGAGGTTTATGTGGACACAGGTGTGCGGGCCGCGATCCACCAGCGCTTCTGCCAGAGCCTGGATCTGGGGTTGACCGGCGGCTATGACAATTCGGATTACAGCAGCACGCAGTCCACGGCGTCCGCCAACCGCGCTGACGACTATTATTTTATCCGCCCATCGCTTGATGTTCTGGTGGCGAAATGGTGGAAGATCGGGTGCTATTACGAGTACCGGACAAATGACTCGAATATACCGGCATTCAGTTTTGACAACAATCAGGCCGGCATCCAGACCTCCTTTAACTACTAG
- a CDS encoding polysaccharide biosynthesis tyrosine autokinase: MSPEHSHFGHDSDTDFLSMQALSGHLMRVVLERFWAIILILVLVVAGTFAYLHYAKRLYRATAVIEVEQKEEQIVEVDAQKAQDLSHPEIIKTIEQNLSSTAFLKRVLGRDEIKNDPQLFSGWDLKDPNMEPLLLAQVLYKNSNIEVTRGTRLIEISVYHGSPETAKKIANGIANQYLEERSRSKTGTSTSAFEFLIAKTDELKRKLQSGQDSLQVYTDAVKYKETILAERSNYKTLSQRYRSKHPKMLQSQSLLAQMARDFDAEISKIKQAAPPEAAFWQEQEDKWAASGSEDKLGFQLKAVEARYNFLSTELQTDKDMLDSLLKQMKESDLSKQLNPIEVKLEEPALLPLYPAIPNLLLVWAIAAAGGLMLSLGLAFALDGIDNTLKTVDEAERCTGCPILGAIPRSKQSLLKGEVMLEKYPGSNVSEAVRSLRVSLGLLGHQDDRKIILFTSAVPQEGKSFSSANVSVSFAQQGLKTLLIDVDLRRPMLHQILAIPTEQPGVVNYLTGQNTLDGVIWHSPTANLDVIWAGGRAPNPAELLASGAIGNLIREAAERYDRIILDSAPVNSVSDTLSLVKYVQTLCVVIRAGRTPRRAVLRALRVLKQAEAPITGIILNYLPQRGRMGMDPYHYYYSSEDSYGKVYGSH, from the coding sequence ATGAGTCCCGAACATTCTCATTTCGGTCATGATTCGGACACGGATTTTCTCAGCATGCAGGCCCTTTCCGGGCATTTGATGCGGGTGGTACTCGAACGGTTTTGGGCGATCATTTTGATCCTCGTTCTGGTGGTTGCCGGAACCTTTGCCTACCTGCATTATGCCAAGCGGCTTTACCGCGCCACCGCTGTCATCGAAGTCGAACAAAAAGAGGAGCAAATTGTCGAAGTTGATGCGCAAAAAGCGCAGGACTTAAGCCACCCGGAAATCATCAAAACCATCGAACAAAATCTTTCGAGTACGGCCTTTTTGAAGCGCGTCCTGGGCCGTGATGAAATTAAAAACGATCCGCAGCTTTTCTCGGGTTGGGACCTGAAGGACCCGAATATGGAGCCGCTTTTACTGGCCCAGGTTCTGTACAAAAATTCAAACATTGAAGTGACCCGCGGTACGCGCCTGATTGAAATTTCCGTCTATCACGGCTCTCCTGAAACGGCCAAAAAAATCGCAAACGGCATTGCAAATCAATATCTGGAGGAACGAAGCCGCAGCAAAACGGGCACATCCACTTCCGCCTTTGAGTTTTTGATTGCCAAAACAGACGAATTAAAACGCAAGCTCCAGTCCGGACAGGATTCTTTGCAGGTCTATACGGACGCGGTGAAATACAAGGAAACGATTCTTGCGGAACGGAGCAATTACAAGACACTCAGCCAGCGCTATCGCAGCAAGCATCCTAAGATGCTCCAATCCCAAAGCCTGCTGGCGCAGATGGCGCGGGACTTTGATGCTGAAATCTCCAAAATCAAACAGGCAGCGCCCCCGGAAGCTGCATTCTGGCAGGAGCAGGAGGACAAATGGGCCGCCTCCGGAAGCGAGGACAAGCTGGGCTTCCAGCTCAAGGCCGTGGAAGCGCGTTATAATTTTTTAAGCACCGAATTACAAACGGACAAGGACATGCTGGATTCCCTTCTCAAACAAATGAAGGAATCCGATTTGTCCAAGCAACTGAACCCCATTGAGGTCAAATTGGAGGAACCGGCCCTTTTGCCGCTTTATCCCGCCATTCCCAATCTGCTGCTTGTCTGGGCGATTGCGGCGGCAGGCGGCCTGATGCTGTCCCTGGGTCTGGCTTTTGCGCTGGACGGCATTGATAACACGTTGAAAACCGTGGATGAAGCGGAGCGGTGCACCGGATGCCCGATTTTGGGGGCGATCCCGCGTTCCAAGCAGAGCCTTCTCAAGGGCGAGGTCATGCTGGAAAAATACCCCGGCAGCAATGTCTCGGAAGCTGTCCGCTCGCTGAGGGTCTCGCTGGGTTTATTGGGGCATCAGGACGATCGAAAGATCATTTTGTTTACCAGCGCAGTGCCGCAGGAGGGGAAGAGCTTCAGTTCCGCCAATGTATCGGTTTCATTTGCGCAACAAGGGCTGAAAACCCTGTTGATTGACGTGGATCTGAGGAGGCCGATGCTTCATCAAATCCTGGCGATTCCGACTGAACAGCCGGGCGTGGTGAATTATCTTACCGGGCAAAACACTCTGGATGGGGTCATCTGGCATTCTCCGACCGCGAACCTGGATGTCATTTGGGCGGGCGGCCGCGCGCCGAACCCGGCGGAATTGCTGGCTTCCGGGGCCATCGGCAACCTGATCCGCGAGGCCGCGGAGCGCTACGACAGGATTATTCTTGATTCGGCACCTGTCAATTCGGTAAGTGATACTCTGTCGCTGGTCAAATATGTGCAGACACTTTGCGTCGTGATCCGCGCGGGGCGGACTCCAAGGCGGGCGGTATTGCGGGCATTGCGCGTATTAAAACAGGCGGAAGCTCCCATTACCGGGATCATATTGAATTATCTGCCGCAACGGGGCCGCATGGGAATGGATCCGTATCATTATTATTATTCAAGCGAGGACAGCTACGGAAAGGTGTACGGCAGCCATTAG